Proteins encoded in a region of the Bubalus bubalis isolate 160015118507 breed Murrah chromosome 9, NDDB_SH_1, whole genome shotgun sequence genome:
- the ISYNA1 gene encoding inositol-3-phosphate synthase 1 gives MEAATEFVVESPDVAYSPETIEAQYEYRTTSVSREGGVLKVHPTSTRFTFRTARQVPRLGVMLVGWGGNNGSTLTAAVLANRLRLSWPTRTGRKEANYYGSLTQAGTVSLGLDAEGKEVFVPFSSLLPMVAPDDLVFDGWDISSLNLAEAMRRAQVLDWGLQEQLWPHMEAMRPRPSVYIPEFIAANQSARADNVIPGTRAQQLEQIRRDIRDFRSSAGLDKVIVLWTANTERFCEVIPGLNDTAENLLRTIQLGLEVSPSTLFAVASILEGCAFLNGSPQNTLVPGALELAWQRRVFVGGDDFKSGQTKVKSVLVDFLIGSGLKTMSIVSYNHLGNNDGQNLSAPPQFRSKEVSKSSVVDDMVHSNPVLYSPGEQPDHCVVIKYVPYVGDSKRALDEYTSELMLGGTNTLVLHNTCEDSLLAAPIMLDLALLTELCQRVSFCTDVDPDPQSFHPVLSLLGFLFKAPLAPPGSPVVNALFRQRSCIENILRACVGLPPQNHMLLEHKMERPGLKRVGPLATTSPVLCKKGSAPTAPNGCTGDANGHSQAEAPQMPTT, from the exons ATGGAGGCCGCAACTGAGTTCGTGGTCGAGAGCCCCGACGTGGCCTACAGCCCCGAGACCATCGAGGCGCAGTACGAGTACCGGACGACGAGCGTCAGCCGCGAGGGCGGCGTCCTCAAG GTGCACCCCACGTCCACGCGCTTCACTTTCCGGACCGCCCGGCAGGTGCCCCGGCTCGGGGTCATGCTCGTCGGCTGGGGCGGCAACAACGGCTCCACGCTGACCGCTGCCGTGCTGGCCAACCGACTGCGCTTGTCCTGGCCCACGCGCACGGGCCGCAAG GAGGCCAACTACTACGGCTCGCTGACGCAGGCGGGCACTGTTAGCCTGGGCCTGGACGCCGAGGGCAAGGAAGTGTTCGTGCCCTTCAGTTCGCTGCTGCCCATGGTGGCGCCCGACGACCTCGTGTTCGACG GCTGGGACATATCTTCGCTGAACCTGGCGGAGGCGATGCGGCGTGCACAGGTACTGGACTGGGGACTGCAGGAGCAACTCTGGCCGCACATGGAGGCCATGCGCCCGCGGCCCTCCGTCTACATCCCGGAGTTCATCGCAGCTAACCAGAGTGCGCGCGCCGACAACGTCATCCCGGGCACGCGCGCGCAGCAG CTGGAGCAGATCCGTAGGGACATCCGCGACTTTCGGTCCAGCGCCGGCCTGGACAAAGTCATCGTGCTGTGGACAGCGAACACGGAGCGCTTCTGCGAAGTGATTCCAGGCCTCAATGACACTGCTGAGAACCTGCTACGCACCATCCAG CTGGGCCTGGAAGTGTCGCCCTCCACACTCTTTGCCGTGGCCAGCATCTTGGAGGGCTGTGCCTTCCTCAATGGGTCCCCACAGAACACGCTGGTACCCGGTGCCCTCGAGCTCGCGTGGCAGCGCCGCGTTTTTGTGGGTGGAGACGACTTCAAGTCGGGCCAGACCAAGGTCAAATCTGTGCTCGTGGACTTCCTTATCGGCTCTGGCCTCAAG aCCATGTCCATCGTGAGCTACAACCACCTGGGCAACAACGACGGGCAGAACTTGTCAGCGCCACCACAGTTCCGCTCCAAGGAGGTGTCCAAGAGCAGCGTGGTGGACGACATGGTGCACAGCAACCCGGTGCTCTACTCGCCGGGCGAGCAGCCCGACCACTGC GTGGTCATCAAGTACGTGCCATACGTGGGCGACAGCAAACGTGCCCTGGATGAGTACACATCGGAGCTGATGCTGGGTGGTACCAACACGTTGGTGCTGCACAACACGTGCGAG GACTCGCTCCTGGCCGCACCCATCATGCTGGACCTGGCCCTGCTGACTGAACTGTGTCAGCGAGTGAGCTTCTGCACCGACGTCGACCCGGACCCGCAGAGCTTCCATCCGGTGCTGTCACTGCTCGGCTTCCTCTTCAAGGCGCCACTTGCACCGCCCGGCAGCCCCGTGGTCAATGCGCTCTTCCGCCAGCGCAGCTGCATCGAGAATATCCTCAG GGCCTGCGTGGGGCTCCCGCCGCAGAACCACATGCTTCTGGAGCACAAGATGGAACGCCCTGGCCTCAAGAGAGTTGGGCCCTTGGCCACCACCTCTCCGGTGCTTTGCAAGAAAGGATCTGCGCCGACCGCACCCAATGGCTGTACTGGTGATGCCAATGGGCACTCACAGGCTGAGGCACCCCAGATGCCCACCACCTAA